The Coffea arabica cultivar ET-39 chromosome 8e, Coffea Arabica ET-39 HiFi, whole genome shotgun sequence genome window below encodes:
- the LOC140012645 gene encoding uncharacterized protein encodes MEERQVAFAVFQFEGAARSWWNMIRVKWDREQTPRAWVNFIWEFNAKFLPPLIQEKREDNFIKCKQGLLSIVEYEILFTKLSKFASKLVATEPRRIRMFIQGLNLKIQEDLVAPQITSFSDLIERAQRIESAKAQVRAFNARKRNAPSGSRGPVDANAPPPKFRSGVKTSGAPRGTMTKGLTSRGAFSRGMSSGRGQSRNVPQGSQVLTPSMYCNYCGKTNHTEDRCWKKERKCLKCGSSDHQLAACSKVQERSGVRQTDKPTPSQAGAVGNRPRVPVRVYTLDHPQVSNPTEVVECTIPILHRLAKVLVDPGVLHSNCEIWVGERKLLVDLVSLDIKAYDVIIRMDCLAQYHANLNCRTKIVEFCISREGTLRLDMKGRLASFALISRLRVRKLISKGVQDYLAFLINPPSDKMKLENVPIVRDYPDVFPEELESLPLDRDVEFKIDLVSGTALISKTPYQMAPAKFKELKIQLQNLLERGFIRESDSPWGALVLFVKKKDGNLRLCIDYRGLNNVIIKNKYPLLLIDELFDQLQG; translated from the exons ATGGAGGAGAGGCAAGTGGCCTTTGCCGTGTTTCAGTTCGAGGGAGCTGCCCGATCCTGGTGGAACATGATAAGGGTCAAGTGGGATAGAGAACAAACTCCTAGGGCTTGGGTGAACTTTATCTGGGAGTTTAATGCTAAATTCCTCCCTCCGctaatccaagagaaaagggaagatAATTTTATCAAGTGTAAGCAAGGATTGCTAAGTATTGTGGAGTACGAGATACTGTTCACCAAATTGTCAAAATTCGCCTCTAAGTTGGTGGCGACCGAACCGAGGAGGATAAGAATGTTTATTCAaggtttaaatttgaaaatACAAGAAGATCTAGTAGCGCCCCAAATCACCAGTTTTAGTGATCTAATTGAGAGGGCTCAAAGAATTGAAAGTGCAAAGGCTCAAGTGAGAGCTTTTAATGCAAGAAAAAGGAACGCTCCTAGTGGTAGCCGTGGTCCAGTGGACGCGAATGCTCCACCTCCCAAGTTTAGGAGTGGAGTGAAGACCTCGGGAGCACCAAGAGGGACAATGACGAAAGGACTTACGTCGAGAGGGGCATTTTCTAGAGGGATGTCAAGTGGAAGGGGACAGTCAAGGAATGTCCCACAAGGAAGCCAAGTATTAACCCCTAGTATGTATTGTAACTATTGTGGAAAGACAAATCACACGGAGGATAGGTGTtggaaaaaagagaggaaatgcTTGAAGTGTGGAAGTAGTGATCATCAGCTGGCTGCGTGTTCTAAGGTTCAAGAGAGAAGTGGAGTTCGTCAGACGGACAAGCCAACCCCCAGTCAGGCTGGTGCAGTGGGGAATCGACCGAGAGTTCCAGTTAGGGTTTATACCCTGGATCATCCGCAAGTTTCCAATCCAACGGAGGTTGTCGAATGTACTATCCCTATTTTGCATCGTTTAGCTAAAGTCTTAGTTGACCCTGGTGTTTTGCATTC GAACTGTGAAATCTGGGTTGGAGAAAGGAAGTTATTGGTAGACCTAGTAAGTTTGGACATCAAAGCGTACGATGTTATTATAAGGATGGATTGTTTAGCCCAGTATCATGCTAACttgaattgtaggacgaaaattgtcgAATTTTGCATTTCGAGGGAAGGAACATTAAGATTGGATATGAAGGGAAGATTAGCTTCGTTTGCCCTCATTTCGAGACTTCGGGTTAGAAAATTAATAAGTAAGGGAGTTCAAGATtatttggcttttctaataAACCCTCCAAGTGATAAAATGAAGTTGGAAAATGTGCCAATAGTGAGAGATTATCCCGACGTTTTCCCTGAGGAGTTAGAATCCTTACCTCTTGATCGAGATGTTGAGTTTAAGATTGATTTAGTGTCAGGGACAGCTCTCATTTCTAAAACCCCGTATCAGATGGCCCCTGCGAAATTTAAAGAGTTAAAGATTCAACTACAAAATTTGTTAGAGCGGGGATTCATTAGGGAAAGCGATTCGCCTTGGGGAGCACTCGTATTATTTGTCAAGAAAAAAGATGGGAATTTGAGATTATGCATAGATTATCGAGGGTTGAATAATGTGATAATAAAGAACAAGTATCCTTTACTGCTTATTGATGAactatttgatcagttgcaaggaTAG